A segment of the Patescibacteria group bacterium genome:
ATGTCGTCTGAAGCGAGGTTTGCACCGGCGGAGCGAATAGCACGGTTAAGTGATCGCCTGCCCGGAGTTCGCGCTCGAGAGAACGAACGTACGCGGTGGAGCCGGTCATTGCGAATGACTGGCCGAGGACGGAGTTCTTGATGACTCCCGAGGTGGCAGACGTGCTGCCAACCCAGTTGCCCACGAACCCGACCCCGCCGGCCTTGCCCACGACCGTCTGGTCGAGAGTGTATGCCGGATCGGATCCCTTGAGCTCGGCGATGTAGCCGGCGCTCACGGGACTGGAAAAGACACTGCTGAGGATGAAGGCGATCGTGCTGATCGCCATCATCTTCCCCACTTGGTGAGGAACCTTCATGAGAACCTCCAACGGGCGAATGAAGTGCGAGATCAGCAGGAGCATCCAAGCGCCTGCGGGTCCCCATTGAAGCAACACGACGTACACACGCCGATTAATTGCTGAACTGACTGGACTCAAGTATACAACATATCAAAGAAAAAAGCAAGTACCTCACATATTTGATTTTAGAGCCTAAAATAACGATTCGTACTGATGAGCTTATTTCTGTGGATAAATCTACCCTACTAGTTAATATAAAATTAACGATACATACTTTTGCTCTTTTATAGACGACATTTGCACAAATGCAATTTTCCTGTACAATGATTTTGTTAGTTTTACTGGGCCCTTAGCTCATCTGGTAGAGCACCTCATTTGCAATGAGGGGGTGGCAGGTTCGAGTCCTGTAGGGTCCACAAATAAAATCTAAAGCCGCAGAGATGCGGTTTTTTGCTGGATGTATATAACTTGACTTTATATCAATTTTATGATATTATTCCAGTAGATCCCAAGCGAGATGCAAGGGACGACCTTACCCAAGGAACTGGCGAGATGCTGGTTCCCTTTGTGGCGAGATGCCACGGGAGTTTCGAGATGACTGCTACTGTAACTGGTCCGGCGACGTCGACCCCACAGTTAGATGCCTTCCTCAGGGAGTTCACCTTCCTCAGCAACCACTTCGATTTCAACTGGAAAAAACCGATTACCCACAGGGTGTCCCGGATCAACAGTTCGATTTTGGATGTGTGCGCCATCGGTGAGTATCCCAAGGGACTTTACATCGGTCAACGCTATGTGACCGACCCCGACGAGACGATCGTGCTGTTCGATAAGAATGGCTCGAGAATCGGCGATGTCGGTCGCGCAGTGATCACCAAGGAGATCGACGTAACGACAGGGTTCTGGTGGGACAGGAAAACCCACGTGAAGACCGTGAAGGAAACCACCTACTTCATGGAGTCGATCTGGGATTGCCTGAAGCGGCTGGGCGACGCAGTGAACGAGGTTCACTACATCGTCCGGACCAATTTCAGGAACCAGTACTCTCACAAACCGACGATTGTCGTGTACAAGGCCCCTAAGGGCATGTCGATCATGGAGTTCATGGACTCCGAGATCAAGGAAGCGACCCTCGCGGTTGCAACCGAGATCATGGAGATCGACGGCAACAAGCCGTGCTGCAAGTGCCACTACGCACTACCGCAAGAAGCCAACTTCTGCTCCTCCTGCGGCCACCCGCAAAAGTAAGGAGCACAAAACCTTCCTCCAGGTATAATGGAGACAACCGAGCCCGGCGATTAACTTCGCCGGGCTCAATCACATTTATTTTATTACTTACTCTTCTCTAGTTTCTCTATCTGCTTTTCCAAATCTTTAATCTTCTTTTTTTCTTCTGCCGATCCCTCACCCCATCCAGAAAGCATTGCTAATTCTTCATTTAAGTCTTGTAGCTGTTCTTGTTTTGTTTTCTTTGCCATAGAGATTTATTTTAACAATTCATCCTTCAAATTAATATATACCTTCTGAGAAAGCATTTCTTTCTTGTACAAATCATTTAGTACAATCTCAGTAACTTTGTATGTGGCATTTAGAGTTAACCTGGTGTTGAGTTCACCTATCACGTTTGGGTTTGTTTTATGAATTTCTTCCATTCTCTTTTGAGCATGGACTCGTAGATCCCCGTATAATTTTATTGTACGATCTAAAGAATCCGCTTCAAAAATTCCAATTGGATAATTAACTGTTACTTGCTCTAATTCTTTTATCACCTTACGCAAGATAATTGCTAACGCTCGATAATAGAGATATGCATCGTTGATTTCTTCTACTTGTTGATCACGATTTCCTCGTAATACTTTCATTGTATAATCTGAGGTTCGTTCTATAAATCCTGAGGGGTCATGAGCATAGGGGTCAAAAGATAATGTGCCTTTTTCTAGTTGTTCTCTTTGTAGAGTTAGTTTTTTTAGTATTTTCTTAAATATATGTTCTGAAATTTCGTTATACAAGAACAATTCTTTTAGAAAGTGTTTCTCAATTCCTAAAGCATACATTCGTAATACACGTTCATGATGGGTTGTCTTTGTCCGGTGATGTTCCTGTCTGTGTGAGAGGAATTGTTCAAGTCCTTTTTCATAATCTACTTTGATAATTTCATATGAATGTTTATCGATATACCCTTTTGTGTAGAAATCAGCCAATCTACCCAGCACTCGAGAGTTAATCATAGCCATACTTTCTTCACGTTCGATTTTTTCTATATCAGTAAGATCACTAATCTTTAGCTTTTTTATGAACAATCCAATAGTTGTTGCTTTAAGGAAGATTGTGGCATAGATACACCCAATTGTTACAGCTAGAATAAACTCTTTAGGACTAAGGGCATGCGTCCAGCCAGGAATAGATAATGAATCTGGAATGAGTAAACCAACCATAATTGCCAATGCACCTCTCAAACTCCCCCATGCCAATAAATGTTGCCATGACATTGGAATATGGGCTTCTTTCTTTCGCCAATTTACAAATCCAACAATTGGATATATAGAGAGTGCTCTCCCTACAGCTACAATTATTACACTTGCAATAATTGGCCAAATGAGATCTGTAAATGCAATTGGAACAGATATAAAAATAAGTCCCATCAAAATAAACACCAAAGAGTTGGCAATAAAGGCAAACTGTCCCCATACTTTTTCAACATATTCTTCGGCACGAATTGAGATTTTATATCGTCCGTAGTTTCCGAGGACCAATGCAGCAGCTGTAGTTGCAATAATTGGTGAGAGTTTTACTTCCTGACCAAAGAGTATTAAATGTTCAGAAATAAGTTCACTGAGAATAAATGTGAGGTGTGATACTACAAGAGTCAATGTAATACTTACAAATTCATTGTCACGAGTATATTGGATGAACTTCGAAAATACCCATCCCATAAATGTTCCAAAGACCAACCCAAACGTTAGCATCATTATAAATATGAAGATGCCATGCACTACTGAAGCTGCTCCGTGAAATCCCGACTGGGCAATTTCAAGTACAACAAGAAAAAGTGCTACAGCTGTAGCATCATTAAATATACTTTCTCCTTCAAATATAAGGGCAAGCCGCTTTGGCGCTCCATATTCTTTAAACAATGCGAGTACTGCTACAGGGTCAGTAGATGAAATAAGCGAAGCGAAAAGCAGTGCCACTATAAATGGTATTGGGAATCCAAAAAAGTTGAAGACAAGATACATTGCTCCTGCAATGAAAAATGCTGAGAAAAGTAAGCTTATAAATGCCAATGCTGATATGGATCGTACATTCTCCATAATCTTTCGGAACTCCATATTATAAGCAGATTCAAAGAGAAGAATCGGCAAAAATACATAAAATAGAAGATTAGGTGTAAGTGTAAATTCCTTAATAAACGGGAAAAACTGTGCTAAAGGCACCAAGATCACTCCAATAGCTACCAATAATACGGTATATGGTAGTCGAACCTTTTTTGCCAAGAAAAAAGCACTACTAGCTATAGTGAGGAGGGTAAACAGGGCTAAGACGTATGATAATGTGATATCCATATGTTTTTTAAATTGTGCTCTACTATTCTATGCTTGATGAGGATGATATTCAAGTTTTTTTTGCTATACTATACGTATGGGCAACAAACCTACTTATAAAAAGATAAGTGAGTTCCTTCTCTCCTTTCTTATTACATGTTATGAACTAACTGCTGGCTTCTTTTCAACTGTTGGCAGGGTTTTGCAGAATATTAGCAATTCTATTCCAAATTGGGAAATTCGAGAAAAAGCACATCCCGCATTATTGCGATTTGGAGTAGCTTTCATTTTGTGTTTAATCGCTATTGGTATTAAAAGTATTGCAGATCCGTACTTCGCATCGAGTCATCCTTTTCTGTTTTTCTATGGAGTCATCGTAATAAGTGCATGGTATGGAGGAAGTCGACCAGGCATATTTGCAGCAATATTTGTATCTGTATTTGCCTATTATGCATATTTGAAACCGTTGAACCCAGATGCAACTGGACCAAACGTATTCGCATCATTTACATTTTTCATACAAGGACTACTTGTTGTAGGAATTAGCGCAACAATGCACAAGACTCAGCAAGAATTTGAAGAGAAAAAAAGATATACCCAATATTATGCCAATATCGCCCGTCATATATCTGATGCTGTAATTTCTACAGATGAAGATCTCATAATTCAAAGTTGGAATGACGGAGCCGAACAATTGTATGGATGGAAAGCAGATGAAGTACTTGGAAATAAACTTCACGATATTATCTCGTATTCTAGTGGATCAAATGCTAAAAGAAGTATTCTGGAAGTTCTAGATATTGATGAACACTGGAAAGGCGAAGTCGTCCATCATCGAAAAAATGGATCACGTATTCATATCCTTACGTCTGTATCAAAACTCTATGGCGAAGATAATGAAATCCTAGGTGTAGTAATGGTTAATAAAGACATTACAGACCGCAAAAAGCTTGAACAAGGAAAAGATGACTTTATTGCTCTTGCCAGCCATGAACTAAAAACTCCCCTTACCAGTGTAAAGCTTTATACCGGAATCTTAAAACAACTTTTCACTAAAAATGCTGATCCTAAGCCTTTAGAGTATTTATCTAAGGTTGATGGACAGATAGGCAAGCTTCTTGAGCTCGTAAATCATCTTTTAGATGTATCTAAGGTGCAGGCAGGTAAGATTCAATACCAGTTTGAGCCAGTGGAATTAGACAAATTTGTAGTAGAAGTTGCACATGATATTCAACAAATTACTACGAGTCACACACTTACGATTACTGGTAAAACAGGTAAAATAGTGGCTATAGATAAGGATAGATTGCGGCAAGCAATTGTGAATATTTTAAATAATGCTATAAAGTACTCAGCTCAAGCACATACGGTGAATATTACGTTAACTAAAGAGCGAGATCAGGTTCGAGTTGCAATTCAAGACTTTGGTGTTGGTATTCCTAAAGAAAAGCAACACAAAATCTTTGATCGATTCTACCAAGTCAACGATTCTAAAGGGTATACTTATTCAGGTATGGGACTTGGCCTTTATATTACTCATGAGATAATAGAGAAACATAACGGTAAATTATGGGTCGAAAGTGAAGAAGACAAAGGTTCTACATTTATATTTACATTACCAACCTTAAGAAAAGGATATGAGCAAAAAAAAGACAATTCTCCTCGTAGATGATACTCCTGATATTTTAGATGCGTTAGAACTAGTTCTTGGCATGGAAGGTTATGCTATTGAGCGAGCAACAACGCAATCACAAGTTGATGAAAGAATAAAAGATACTTCAGAACTTCCAAATCTGATTTTACTTGATGTACTTTTATCGGGACAAGATGGTCGAGTTATAGCAAAGTCACTTAAAGCAGCATCTAAAACAAAAAATATTCCTATCATTATGATGTCTGCTCATCCAAATGTTTCTAAAACTATTACAGAAGCTGGTGCAGATGATTTCATTGCCAAGCCATTTGAAATGGAAGAGCTTCTCTCAAAAATTAAAAAGCATATATCTAAGAAATAGGTTTATTTAGCATAATGTATATATTTGACACAGTGTATTATATATAGTATAATACAGGTAGTTTAGTGGAGGCTAATCATGGTGATAGCAGCATTTGCTGCTTGTACGGCTGTGAAAAGGTTGTGGGCGAAGTTCTTGCGCTTCATGCGTATCCTCGCCCTGATCTTAGCAGGAGTAATCCTGGGATGGTACGCAAAAACGTACCACCACAAAATCTCCAAGACATGGCAGTATCAGATGGCTTTCGGCTGGCTAGCCGATGAACCAACTGAGAAAGTCAGAGTCACGGAGAAAGTCTCCGACGGGACTGTAACCGTCGCGAGAATCCCAGGCAAAGCGTGGCATGCATTCCGGGAGGAGTTCAACAAACCTTCCGAGGTGCCGCCAGCATCCCCTGCCACACAGCCAACAACCAAACCAGCACAACGCTGGTGGCCCTTCTACCTAAGGAGCAAACCCGGACCGGGATAATTATTTCCCCACGTCCAACGCCCTGCATCGCATTTCACTATGCGATGCAGGGTTTTCGTTTATCTACGATGTGTATGAGCAAGAGTGATTAGATGCTCAAGAAAATCAGGAAAAGAAACTCCAATAGATTCCAAAGACTGTGGCAATAATGACTGTGGTGTAAGTCCAGGCAACGTATTTACTTCAAGAATGTACACACCTCTTCGGGGAGTTACAATAAAATCTGAGCGAGAGTAATGTCGCAAGCCTAAAGATTCATGTGCTAGTTTTGCTAGTCTTTGAATTTCTGCTTTTTCTAGTGCTGTAAAATTGCCTGGGTATATTTCCTGAGTCTTACCGTTATATTTTGATTCATAATCAAAATGATCTGTATGTGAAGGATGAATTATTTCAACAGGTGGTAATATGTAGTGCGTTTCCCCACGTAATCCGTCGATAACTCCACAAGTAGCTTCCTTTCCTCGAATGTATTCTTCCATAAGTACCGTATCAGAATATTGAAATGCATTATGAAAGGCTTCTTCTAAATGATTGAAATTTTTAACAATACTTACTCCCATTGATGATCCTGATGTTGCAGGTTTTACTACTATTGGCAAAAAGAAATGATGAAACGCATAACTCACTTTCTCTTTTAGATTGTCTGTATGTCGTATAACTGTATGATATGGAGTTTTTAATCCATGATGAGTAAAAGCATTTTTTGAAAGTATCTTATTCATACCTACAGCTGATGCCATAGAACCAGAGCCAGTATATGGAAGTGCTAGCGCATCAAGAATTTGTTGCACCTTACCATCTTCGCCATATTCACCGTGTAGCGCATTAAAAACAACATCAACATGAGCTAATGCACGCTCTGGAGATTTTTCCATACCATCTCGATGCCAAGTACCATCTTTTGAAATAAAAATATCGTGGCCGTGATATTTTTCTGGGAGATGTTTCAAAACAGCACCTCCACTTTTTAGAGAAACATCATATTCACTTGATGGACCGCCACGCAATACTGCCACTCGTAGTTTTGTCATTACATCTAGTATAACAAATGATGAGGCACTTTTGTTTCGCGTGTGTGTATAAAAATTGAATTAACCAATTTTGTCTCGTTTTTTTCTATGATAAGCCAAAGCAAATCTGTGAGCTTCGCTATTTACGAGCAAAATAGATTTACCATGATTTATTACAGTCTGCTGATCCCCTAGTATTTCTTTTGGTTTATGTCGTTCATCTTTTATCACAGCAGCAAGCTCAATTGTGAGCCCTCGTTCTTTAAGCACAGCTTGTGCAGCATTCATCTGAGCAGTACTACCATCAACAACAATCAGATTCGGCATAGGCCATTCTAAGTGCCCCAAACGTCGTCTTAAGATCTCTTTAAGTGCTCCTGTGTCATTAACTCCTGGATTTATTTTAATTTTAAATTTTCTATACTGCGATTTATTTATTTCACCATCTTCTACAACTACCATTACACCAACAACAGACGTTCCAGAACTATGCGCCACATCATATGCTTCTATTCTAAATACATCATCAGATCCAGATACAGCTCCACCTGCAGAATCATAAATTTTATTAGTACTCTTGAGAAGTGCTACATCATGAATGTGATTGAGGGCAAAAATAGTATTTCGTGCTCGTGATGCGAGTTCAAATTCCTGAACCTTTGCATAAGCATCCATCTGCTTCTCAAGATTTTTAATAAGTGCTTTCTTTTTACCTTCAAAAAACATTCTTAGATTTTGGATATGGTCACTATATGCTTCTTGAGTAATCTCGCCAGTACATACTCCTGGACACAAGCCGATCTGCCTATTGAAACAAGGTTTACCAGACTGAGGTGTACACTTATTGTCAGAATAAGGAAAAATCTTCCTAATTATTTTCATTGCCACTTTAAGCTGGCCTCCATGAGGAAACGGCCCAAAAATATATTTATATTTTTTATTATCCTGCTCTGTTAAGACAGTTCTCCCTCGAACTGTTAAAATCTTTGGAAAATTCTCGTTAGTAAAGACAACATAGTTGTAGCTTTTATTATCTTTTTCTTTTGTATTAAATCGTGGTTGATGAGTTTTTATGAGATTTGCTTCAAGCAATAGAGCCTCAAGTACAGAATCAGTTTGTGTAACATCTATGTCATGAGCAAGAGCGACCATATCCACCAAAAGTCTTCCACGAGTTTGAATAAGATCAGCACCAAAATAACTTCGCACGCGATCGCGAAGTGATGTGGCTTTGCCAATATATAAAATATCTCCTTGGGAATCTTTAAAGAAATACACACCCGGTGTATCAGGTAATTTTTCAGATATGATTTTAAATTCTTGACCTGTCATGATTTAAATAGTACGTTAGTTAAGGGCGACGGGCAAATTCACATTTTAGCGAGGTGTCTATGAATTCTCTCAGAGGGCATCTCCAGTCTGATGAGGAGATGCTCAACCAATGTACGATGTTGCAGTGGCCAGTTGTGAAAACCTGGCTGTTTGTCTGCAATCATCTTCCCGCTCTCGTAGTCTGCACCATTGTTGCCGGCTGCGCGATCGTCTGGATGTGCAAGAATTAGGGTTCGTCTTCCGAGGCGAGCTTTTTTTATGTACCATTTGACAAACTCATCTATTAGGCGTATCGTTTTAGTAGCACTCTTGCCCTTAGGGCAGAAAGGTTCCTCTATGACCGCGTTGGAACGACAAGACTGGCTGAAGAAGCACTCGAGCAACCACATGACCATCATCATGCTCAGCATGTTCGGTGGCGGTGGGATCGCGGCACTCCTCAGCGTGATCTGGAAAGAGTCGTACTACCTCATCGGCCTGATCCTGCTGGCCCTGGTGGTCGACATCGCCTACGTGTGGGTCATCGACATCCTGGCCACCAAGGAGCTGAAGGTTCGCGCTGCTCGAGCCGCACCGCCGGCGTCGACATCGACCCCCATACGCAGTGCGCCATCAGACCTACAGGCAGCCTAAGACCATTCGGCCCCCCGTTTGGCCTTTTTTATTTCAAAATTTTCTTCAAATACTTTCCTGTGTGAGACTTAGGATTGTTTGCAACATCTTCAGGAGTTCCCTTTGCCACAATCTTTCCTCCTCCTACTCCTCCTTCAGGTCCAATATCTATAATATAATCTGAGCACTTAATGAGATCCATATTGTGTTCGATAACCATTACCGTATTTCCTTTATCTACAAGCTTCTGAAGAATTTCAATAAGTTTATTTACATCTTCATAATGAAGACCAATTGTTGGTTCGTCCAAAAGATAAATAGTCTTCTGTACATGAGGCTTGTATAATTCTGAAGAAATTTTAACTCGCTGTGCTTCTCCACCAGAAAGTGTTGTTGCAGATTGACCCAATTTTAAGTATCCCAAACCTACTTCGTTGAGAGTTTTAAGTCTGTCTGAAATTGCCGGAATATCTTCAAAAAATGTAGTTGCCTCTTCTACTGTCATTTCAAGCACATCATAAATACTTTTCTTTTTGTACTTTACTTCAAGGGTTTCTTTCATAAAGCGCTTACCGTCACAAATATCACAGGGCACATACACTGTGGGCAAGAAACTCATTTCAACAGCAATTTCACCATTTCCCTGACATGCTTCACATCGTCCACCTTTTACGTTGAATGAAAATCGATTTGCCTTCCATCCTCGAGCTCGCGCTTCAGAACTTGTAGCAAACAAGTCTCGTATAAACGTGAATGCACCAGTATATGTGGCAGGATTTGAGCGTGGTGTACGTCCAATAGCTGATTGATCTATAAGTACTGCTCTTCCTACATATTCAGTTCCATGAAAACTTGAGCAATTAAATATGTCATTAGTTCTATAGCGCTTTTCAAATCGTCCCTGCAAATTCTTATGGACAATCTCATACATGAATGTAGATTTTCCAGATCCAGAAACTCCCGTTACAGTAATCAATCTTCCAAGAGGAATATCAATATCCATATTTTTGATATTAAAGATATTTCCACCCCGCACCATAATTTTACCTTTATCCTGATCTCGACGTTCGCTAGGTACTTCAACTACTTTTTCACCACGAAGATATGAAAGCGTTACCGATCCAGAATCATTCTTTTTTGCTGTTAGCAATTTGTCTAAATATCCAGATACCACAATTTCACCACCATGAACTCCTGCTCCTGGTCCGATATCAATAATATAGTCAGAGGCAAAAATAGTATCTTCATCGTGTTCTACAACGATAATAGTATTCCCCATATCTCGTAGATTAAGAAGCGTTTTAATGAGTCTGTCATTATCTCGCTGGTGAAGACCAATAGTTGGTTCATCGAGTACGTAGAGCGCTCCTACAAGGCCCGATCCAAGCTGTGAAGCCAAACGAATTCGCTGAGCTTCTCCGCCAGACAATGTGTTGGCACGTCGATTGAGAGTAAGGTACTCGATACCCACATCTATCATAAAGATCAAACGCGCCTCTATTTCTTTAACCACAACCTTTGAAATACTTTTTTCTTTTGGAGTTAACTTAAGATTTGAAAAGAAATCAAATGTTTCTTGAATAGAAAGCCCAACAAGATCAGAAATATTTAGCCCTGCAGGCTTTGTATAACCTGAGTTACTTTTTGCTTTTGTTTTATCTTTAGGATTTTCATCTGTTCCTAAGAATACATGCAATGCTTCTTCTCGTAGTCTAGTTCCATTACAAGTAGGACACAAATCTTCACCCATAAAATACTTAGTACCCAAGCCGTTACACGTTGGACATGCTCCATAGGGTGAGTTGAATGAAAACAAACGAGGTTCGATTTCTGGATATGAGAATCCATCATATGGACACATAAACTTTGAAGAAATTAGTTTTTCTTCTTCAGGTGTGCATACTCTTAATAAACCTTTTGATTCTTCCAAGGCTTTTTCTACAGCTTCAGATAAACGTTCTTTAGCTCCTGTTTCTGTCTTTGCATGAAATTCACTCACATACATTTCATCTACAAGCACATCTATGTTGTGCTTCTTATTTTTATCCAAAATTATTTGCTCTCGAAGTTTTTTGACTTCTCCATCTATTTTTACCTGCTCATATCCTTTACCTAGTAAATCATAAAGCATTTGATAGTACTCACCTTTGCGACCGACTACTATAGGCGACCAAATTTGAACTTTTAGTTTGTCATATTCAACTCCCATTACTTCGTGCTTTTTGCCTTTTGTATCAACAGCATTAATAGTCTCAAGAATCGTACTCATGATTTCTTCTTGAGTGAGCTTTTTTATTTCACGTCCACATTCCAAACAGTGAGGTCGGCCAATACGAGCATACAAAAGTCTTAGGTAATCATAAATCTCAGTTATAGTAGCTACGTTTGAGCGTGGATTATTTGATCGAGATTTTTGATCAATAGAAATAGCTGGAGAAAGACCAATGATTTCATCAACATCAGGTTTTTGCATTTGTCGCAAAAACTGTCTGGCATATGAAGAAAGAGATTCTATATATCGTCGTTGACCTTCAGCAAAAATAGTATCAAATGCCAAAGACGACTTTCCTGATCCAGAAAGCCCTGTAAATACAACCATTTTATTGCGAGGCATTTCAACGGTCACATTCTTAAGATTGTGAGTTCGTGCTCCTTTTACAATGATTTTGTCTTTATTATCACCGCCGATGTCTGTTTTTGTGGCCATACTAGTTATATAAAAATGATGCGTTAAATCCCTATGGCGCTGGCCGTAGGGGTTGTATATCTCTTTGAATAGACAGATTCTAGCATACTTTCTGACAAATTGAACTTACAAATAAAAAAACACGTAGTGAGCCGAAGCAAACTGCGTGTGTATGGTACTACTTTTCCACCTTGATCTTAAGCATCTCCATCTTCCGATCGAGGTCTCCACGGGTGATGTTGAGTGATGCTGCTGCGGCAGAAATGTCGCCCTTATGACGCAGCAACACCTGCCCGATCAGACGCTTCTCAGCATTGTCCTCATCAATTTGCTTGATGTCAGCAGCCGCTTTCTGAGGCGTTGAGGACCCTGCAAGCCGACCAATTCCTGTGAGGTCCTCGGGCCGCACTTGCGCAGCCGCGCGGTTCTCGCGGCGGATGGCATCGTACACCTCTTTGCGGTGAACGCTGATCTCCCGAGGTGCGGTGATCCCGAGACGAACTTTGTCGCCTCGGATGTCGACGACGGTGACCTCAATATCGTCGCCTATCATCACTGTCTCATCGCGTTGGCGTGACAGTACTAACATGTGGCGGTCCTCCTAAACGTGCTTCGCACGCGTGGGGTGCGAAGTGAAACTCCGTTTCAAAGGTTGTCCCGCCACGTTGGCAAGAACAAAACCTAGTTTGAAAATAACACTTATATATGAAAAGTCAAGAGCTGTCTGTTTTAAAACAAATTATAAAAAAACTGTGAGCATCCCCGGAGGGACACACACAGTTGTGCTACGCCTTTTCAGGCTCGAGCGGGCCGAAGACGAGGGTGTGACCCAGGTCGGGCGACACCAAGAAGAACACGTCTTGCCGTGAAGCGGGACCCAGGACTTCTCGTCCTGTCAGGATCACCGTGGCGATCAGGTTGACCTTGCAGATCTCCGCTGCCCGCTTGGCGGCAGCGCTGGGATCCTCCACCTCGAAGCCGATCACGTTGGCCGGGTTGTTGAGCGTGGCGCTCACATCGGCGTTGGTCCGCTCGATGAACACCGGCCGGACCGTGGCCATCTCGAATGGCCGGTAGGTGGCCCCGGGGGTCACGTTGGGATTGCCTTCCTCCACGATTTCCCCGATCTCGTTCACGATCCGGCAAACGGCCGCGAGGGCGTTGGGGTTCACGAAGGTCGGACAAAAACGAACGATTGGCTTTCGCATAGCTACGCCTCCTGGCGTACGGGTTAAGAACTCAAAACACGGTCTATACTATACCATAATATGTGTATCTAGTCTACATATTACTTCTTACCCTTCTTTTTACTTCCCTGCTTTTCCAATCTCTCAATAAGCTCTTTTATTTCATCACGTAAAATTGCTGCAGTTTCAAAATCGAGTTGCTTCACTGCATCATTCATGTGCTTTTCTTTTTCAGCAATTAATTTCTTTGGTTCTTTTTCAAATCGCTTTTCATCTATTTTGAGCAAATCAAATACTGTCTTTTGATGTTCACTTTTTATATGCTCAGAAATATCATTAATATTTTTAATAATAGTCTTTGGAGTAATATTATGCTTTGTATTATATGCAACCTGAATTTCTCGTCGGCGATTTGTCTCACCAATTGCTCGTTCCATTGATCCGGTCATAACATCCGCATAGAGAATTACTCGTCCCAATACATTTCGAGCGGCTCGTCCAATTGTCTGAATAAGCGAAGTTTCTGATCGCAAAA
Coding sequences within it:
- a CDS encoding PEP-CTERM sorting domain-containing protein (PEP-CTERM proteins occur, often in large numbers, in the proteomes of bacteria that also encode an exosortase, a predicted intramembrane cysteine proteinase. The presence of a PEP-CTERM domain at a protein's C-terminus predicts cleavage within the sorting domain, followed by covalent anchoring to some some component of the (usually Gram-negative) cell surface. Many PEP-CTERM proteins exhibit an unusual sequence composition that includes large numbers of potential glycosylation sites. Expression of one such protein has been shown restore the ability of a bacterium to form floc, a type of biofilm.): MLLLISHFIRPLEVLMKVPHQVGKMMAISTIAFILSSVFSSPVSAGYIAELKGSDPAYTLDQTVVGKAGGVGFVGNWVGSTSATSGVIKNSVLGQSFAMTGSTAYVRSLERELRAGDHLTVLFAPPVQTSLQTTWVGLSEGAGSTTRTGAASVLAEGSNLKLQSGSGKQTLAALDGNPYSIRFTMITDGQFRLDVTNMGTGALITRTADLAAFANQIEFGGASSPGTAYANNWGVNVPEPTSAALIGIGALGLLARRRRRQ
- a CDS encoding zinc ribbon domain-containing protein, coding for MTATVTGPATSTPQLDAFLREFTFLSNHFDFNWKKPITHRVSRINSSILDVCAIGEYPKGLYIGQRYVTDPDETIVLFDKNGSRIGDVGRAVITKEIDVTTGFWWDRKTHVKTVKETTYFMESIWDCLKRLGDAVNEVHYIVRTNFRNQYSHKPTIVVYKAPKGMSIMEFMDSEIKEATLAVATEIMEIDGNKPCCKCHYALPQEANFCSSCGHPQK
- a CDS encoding sodium:proton antiporter; protein product: MDITLSYVLALFTLLTIASSAFFLAKKVRLPYTVLLVAIGVILVPLAQFFPFIKEFTLTPNLLFYVFLPILLFESAYNMEFRKIMENVRSISALAFISLLFSAFFIAGAMYLVFNFFGFPIPFIVALLFASLISSTDPVAVLALFKEYGAPKRLALIFEGESIFNDATAVALFLVVLEIAQSGFHGAASVVHGIFIFIMMLTFGLVFGTFMGWVFSKFIQYTRDNEFVSITLTLVVSHLTFILSELISEHLILFGQEVKLSPIIATTAAALVLGNYGRYKISIRAEEYVEKVWGQFAFIANSLVFILMGLIFISVPIAFTDLIWPIIASVIIVAVGRALSIYPIVGFVNWRKKEAHIPMSWQHLLAWGSLRGALAIMVGLLIPDSLSIPGWTHALSPKEFILAVTIGCIYATIFLKATTIGLFIKKLKISDLTDIEKIEREESMAMINSRVLGRLADFYTKGYIDKHSYEIIKVDYEKGLEQFLSHRQEHHRTKTTHHERVLRMYALGIEKHFLKELFLYNEISEHIFKKILKKLTLQREQLEKGTLSFDPYAHDPSGFIERTSDYTMKVLRGNRDQQVEEINDAYLYYRALAIILRKVIKELEQVTVNYPIGIFEADSLDRTIKLYGDLRVHAQKRMEEIHKTNPNVIGELNTRLTLNATYKVTEIVLNDLYKKEMLSQKVYINLKDELLK